A window of Aliarcobacter trophiarum LMG 25534 contains these coding sequences:
- the selD gene encoding selenide, water dikinase SelD, with the protein MNNEYKLTKFVQAAGCAAKMGPGDLKQALCNLKAENEHILVGFDTSDDAGIYQINDDLALVQTVDFITPVVDDPYIYGQIAAANSLSDIFAMGADVKTALNVVGFDATNISKEALGEILRGGNDKIKECGGSLLGGHTIQTPEMYYGLSVTGIIHPNNIIRNNSAKVGDLLVLTKPLGMGVLTTAIKRDLIPLNLIKHCADIMSSLNYIPSKIMKKYRVSSCTDITGFGLLGHAFECINQNISFSISTNEVPFVKEAFSFCKDGVLPGGSKRNMKFIEDKIIFKTEIDPILQAILCDAQTSGGLLIAINKEDAKEFINEIEDYSFGYAKIIGEVVKRGEKPIILG; encoded by the coding sequence ATGAACAACGAATATAAACTAACAAAGTTTGTTCAAGCTGCTGGTTGTGCTGCAAAGATGGGTCCGGGAGATCTAAAACAAGCTCTTTGTAACTTAAAAGCAGAAAATGAACATATATTAGTAGGATTTGATACAAGTGATGATGCTGGTATTTATCAAATAAATGATGATTTAGCACTGGTTCAAACTGTAGATTTTATTACTCCTGTAGTTGATGACCCTTATATTTATGGGCAAATAGCTGCTGCAAACTCTTTAAGCGACATTTTTGCGATGGGTGCTGATGTTAAAACTGCTTTGAATGTAGTTGGTTTTGATGCTACAAATATTTCAAAAGAGGCACTTGGAGAGATTTTAAGAGGTGGAAATGATAAAATAAAAGAGTGTGGTGGTTCACTTCTTGGTGGTCATACCATTCAAACACCTGAAATGTACTATGGTTTGAGTGTAACTGGAATAATTCACCCAAACAATATAATAAGAAATAATAGTGCAAAAGTTGGAGATCTCCTTGTTTTAACAAAACCATTGGGGATGGGAGTTTTAACAACAGCAATAAAAAGAGATTTAATTCCTTTAAATTTAATCAAACATTGTGCAGATATCATGTCTAGTTTAAACTATATTCCATCAAAAATTATGAAAAAATATCGAGTTAGTTCTTGTACAGATATCACAGGATTTGGGCTTTTAGGTCATGCTTTTGAATGTATAAATCAAAATATTAGTTTTTCTATATCAACAAATGAAGTTCCTTTTGTAAAAGAGGCTTTCTCTTTTTGTAAAGATGGAGTTCTTCCAGGTGGTTCAAAAAGAAATATGAAGTTTATAGAAGATAAAATTATATTTAAAACTGAGATAGACCCTATTTTACAAGCAATCTTATGTGATGCTCAAACTTCTGGCGGACTTTTGATAGCTATAAATAAAGAGGATGCAAAAGAGTTTATAAATGAGATTGAAGATTATAGTTTTGGATATGCAAAGATCATTGGTGAAGTTGTAAAAAGAGGTGAAAAACCCATAATCCTGGGCTAA
- a CDS encoding ABC transporter substrate-binding protein gives MVKKVLFITIILILFYLVNFEKKNSGDEILIASSIPKSSGLKAWGDAVLIASNSYFSYVNDNNLLKDKKIVFKTLDDKYEPDLTYENIQKLSKDNILALYGVVGTPTNKEILPLLEKNNLLYFSPFSGAEFLRNNTIPNIVNFRASYKEELENLLNYIIDEKNLKKIAIFYQNDEYGEEGLISTLKILKDKNIELSATGTYKRNSLSISHAFNEIKNSKPEAIVMIGAYKAISLFIEKAKKDKVLKDTIFCNISFGDANSIVKELESTNTNTKNLIFSQIVPNYNDKSLQIVQEYQSIMQKYAKDKPLGFISFEAFLASKVLVNQISKLEKIGELNQKNLLNTLKNPPKNLLYEIEMGFKNNQLLNKTYLFEYKNNNFEEIKR, from the coding sequence ATGGTTAAAAAAGTTTTATTTATTACAATTATTCTTATTTTGTTTTATCTAGTTAATTTTGAAAAAAAGAACTCTGGTGATGAGATTTTAATAGCTTCCTCTATTCCAAAAAGTTCTGGTTTAAAAGCTTGGGGAGATGCTGTTTTAATTGCTTCAAATAGCTATTTTAGTTATGTAAATGATAATAATCTATTAAAAGATAAAAAAATCGTTTTCAAAACCCTTGATGATAAGTATGAACCAGACCTAACTTATGAAAATATACAAAAACTATCAAAAGATAATATTTTAGCACTATATGGTGTAGTTGGGACTCCAACAAATAAAGAGATACTTCCTCTTTTAGAAAAAAACAATTTACTCTATTTTTCACCATTTTCTGGAGCAGAGTTTTTAAGAAATAATACAATTCCAAACATAGTAAATTTTAGGGCATCATATAAAGAAGAGCTTGAAAATTTATTAAACTATATTATAGATGAAAAAAACTTGAAAAAGATTGCAATCTTTTATCAAAATGATGAGTATGGGGAAGAGGGTTTAATATCTACTTTAAAAATTTTAAAAGATAAAAATATAGAGCTTTCAGCAACAGGAACTTACAAAAGGAACTCTCTTTCTATAAGTCATGCTTTTAATGAGATAAAAAACTCAAAGCCAGAGGCAATAGTAATGATAGGAGCTTATAAAGCGATATCTTTATTTATAGAAAAAGCAAAGAAAGATAAAGTTTTAAAAGATACAATTTTTTGTAACATATCATTTGGTGATGCAAACTCTATTGTTAAAGAGTTAGAAAGTACAAATACAAATACAAAAAACCTTATATTTTCTCAAATTGTGCCAAACTATAATGATAAATCTTTACAAATAGTTCAAGAGTACCAATCTATTATGCAAAAATATGCAAAAGATAAACCACTTGGATTTATCTCATTTGAAGCCTTTTTAGCTTCAAAAGTTTTAGTAAACCAAATATCAAAATTAGAAAAAATAGGAGAATTAAATCAAAAAAATCTACTAAATACTCTTAAAAACCCACCAAAAAATCTTTTGTATGAGATAGAAATGGGGTTTAAAAACAATCAACTCTTAAATAAGACCTATCTTTTTGAATATAAGAACAATAATTTTGAAGAGATAAAAAGATGA
- a CDS encoding response regulator translates to MNKDLEILKKFNILYLEDDTNLLKHTSDILEDFVANIYAVKTTIEAMNILLEKRVDVIISDILLENENGINFLKYIKNKNIQIPSILTTAHTDTNYLIEAIKLKVENYLVKPINIEELLESLYDVLLPKIQEKEIRKNSNIIKAIGAITDSKQVEIIKYIFNNLDEKNQFYASYSEIMEKFSISKPTLVKLFKDLADKNILIKTAHKTYFFNEESLENI, encoded by the coding sequence ATGAATAAAGATTTAGAAATATTGAAAAAATTTAATATTTTATACTTAGAAGATGATACAAACCTTTTAAAACATACAAGTGATATTTTAGAAGATTTTGTTGCAAATATTTATGCCGTTAAAACAACTATTGAAGCAATGAATATTTTACTTGAAAAAAGAGTTGATGTTATAATTAGTGATATTCTACTTGAAAATGAAAATGGTATAAACTTTTTAAAATATATCAAAAATAAAAATATACAAATACCTTCTATTCTAACAACAGCTCATACAGATACAAACTATTTGATAGAAGCAATAAAACTGAAAGTTGAAAATTATCTTGTAAAACCTATAAATATTGAAGAGCTCTTAGAGAGTCTATATGATGTTCTTTTACCAAAAATTCAAGAAAAAGAGATAAGAAAAAATAGTAATATTATAAAAGCAATTGGGGCAATAACTGATAGCAAACAAGTTGAAATTATAAAATATATATTCAATAATCTTGATGAGAAAAATCAGTTTTATGCTTCATATAGTGAAATAATGGAGAAATTTTCTATATCTAAACCAACCTTGGTAAAACTCTTTAAGGATTTAGCAGATAAAAATATCTTAATAAAAACAGCTCATAAAACATACTTTTTTAATGAAGAGTCCTTAGAGAACATTTAA
- a CDS encoding sensor histidine kinase: MKRILNYFDNLKFSYKTNFLIFIISSGMFTIIVLSQISILILKNDFDTLFDKRTKSLIKLESIKDSYKINIQNTLSEFEKNNLSYEQTLEVLQIANEIIEKNWKEYKNNSIFEDTNFAISYIKKYFSNKNYYKDESIKNFNIENVDKKMVKIFDYVKNIEKPNKKEYFTNLNFEIDSIFVYLGSLVNYDLNLAINEKRDTDNIFHLITIFSFISIFLVVLFTIILSLFITVHFRKIHDLQEKIVEDKTKELKELNSNLELRISQEVSKNRKKDIIMFQQARFASLGEMLNNIAHQWRQPLGSISMIIQSFQTKMKLNKLSLEFVEQKVSDALLLAQNMSNTLDDFKNFFTPNKSKNSFFIKDCINNSIELSKYFLNKEGINIDLIIKKDVKIYSFENELSHVFLNIISNSKDALVNNISNESRVIRVVVNSKNDFVFVNISDNGGGIPIEIIPKIFEPYYTTKYKSAGTGIGLYMSKQIVEKHIKGEISFKNISFKVDNKTFKGTSFVIKIPINTEKGNKNNE, from the coding sequence ATGAAAAGGATATTAAACTATTTTGATAATCTAAAATTTTCGTACAAAACAAATTTCTTAATTTTTATTATCTCTAGTGGAATGTTTACAATTATAGTTCTATCTCAAATATCTATATTAATATTAAAAAATGATTTTGACACTCTATTTGATAAAAGAACAAAGAGCTTAATAAAACTTGAAAGCATAAAAGATTCATATAAAATAAATATACAAAACACTCTAAGTGAGTTTGAAAAGAACAATCTAAGCTATGAACAAACTTTAGAAGTTTTGCAAATAGCAAATGAGATAATAGAAAAAAATTGGAAAGAATATAAAAACAACTCAATTTTTGAAGATACAAACTTTGCAATAAGTTATATAAAAAAATATTTTTCAAATAAAAACTACTATAAAGATGAGAGCATAAAAAATTTTAATATAGAGAATGTTGATAAAAAAATGGTAAAAATTTTTGATTATGTAAAAAATATAGAAAAACCAAATAAAAAAGAGTATTTTACAAATTTAAATTTTGAAATTGATTCTATATTTGTCTATTTAGGAAGTTTAGTAAACTACGATTTGAACTTAGCAATAAATGAAAAAAGAGATACAGACAACATCTTTCATCTTATAACAATTTTTTCTTTTATTTCTATATTTTTAGTTGTTTTATTTACAATAATTTTATCTTTATTTATAACTGTCCATTTTAGAAAAATTCATGATTTACAAGAAAAAATTGTAGAAGACAAAACAAAAGAGCTAAAAGAGTTAAATAGTAATTTGGAGCTAAGAATATCTCAAGAGGTTTCAAAAAATAGGAAAAAAGATATTATTATGTTTCAACAAGCAAGATTTGCAAGTCTAGGGGAGATGTTAAACAATATTGCACATCAGTGGAGGCAACCTTTAGGAAGTATTAGTATGATTATCCAAAGCTTTCAAACAAAAATGAAGCTGAATAAACTTTCACTAGAGTTTGTAGAGCAGAAAGTTTCAGATGCCCTACTTTTAGCACAAAATATGTCAAATACCCTGGATGATTTTAAAAACTTTTTTACACCAAATAAATCAAAAAATAGTTTCTTCATAAAAGATTGTATAAACAACTCTATAGAATTATCAAAATACTTCTTAAATAAAGAGGGTATAAATATAGATTTAATTATTAAAAAAGATGTAAAAATATATAGCTTTGAGAATGAGCTATCTCATGTTTTTTTGAATATAATATCAAATTCAAAAGATGCATTAGTAAATAATATCTCAAACGAAAGTAGAGTTATAAGAGTTGTAGTAAATAGCAAAAATGATTTTGTTTTTGTAAATATTAGCGATAATGGTGGTGGTATTCCAATTGAAATTATACCAAAAATATTTGAACCTTACTACACAACAAAATATAAAAGTGCAGGAACTGGAATTGGACTTTATATGTCAAAACAGATAGTAGAAAAACATATCAAAGGTGAAATTTCTTTTAAAAACATAAGTTTTAAAGTAGATAATAAAACATTCAAAGGAACTTCCTTTGTTATAAAAATACCAATAAATACTGAAAAAGGAAATAAGAATAATGAATAA